A genomic region of Populus nigra chromosome 11, ddPopNigr1.1, whole genome shotgun sequence contains the following coding sequences:
- the LOC133667879 gene encoding V-type proton ATPase subunit G3 yields MDSMRGHEGIQMLLTAEQEAQQIVTAARNLKTTRLRQAKEEAEKDAGHYRSNLESEYQKRTSGNSGFTAERLEEETDVKIQNLKKSAFKVQSDTVDMLIKYTTAAKY; encoded by the exons ATGGATTCCATGAGAGGTCATGAAGGGATTCAAATGCTACTAACTGCAGAACAGGAGGCTCAACAAATTGTTACTGCTGCTAGAAACT TGAAGACAACAAGGTTAAGGCAAGCAAAAGAAGAAGCCGAGAAAGATGCAGGCCATTATCGCTCGAACCTGGAATCTGAGTACCAAAAGAGA ACAAGTGGGAACTCTGGCTTCACCGCGGAACGGCTTGAAGAGGAAACTGACGTAAAGATTCAAAACCTGAAGAAGTCAGCCTTTAAGGTCCAGTCAGATACTGTTGACATGCTCATCAAGTACACCACAGCCGCAAAGTATTGA